From Lagopus muta isolate bLagMut1 chromosome 12, bLagMut1 primary, whole genome shotgun sequence, one genomic window encodes:
- the PARD6A gene encoding partitioning defective 6 homolog alpha isoform X1 codes for MAKHHRTPARSAEPVIEVKSKFDAEFRRFAMKRSSAGTFQDFYSLLQSVHQIPRVDVLLGYTDVHGDLLPINNDDNYHKALSSANPLLRVIIQKKAESDAAVFASNSLQRKKKGLLRPAHCRAKPHLLIGMPQDFRQISSIIDVDILPETHRRVRLHKHGSDKPLGFYIRDGVSVRVAPQGVEKVPGIFISRLVKGGLAESTGLLAVSDEILEVNGIDVAGKSLDQVTDMMVANSHNLIITVKPANQRNNVIRSSKASGSSGVSTDSTPSQQTPSPASQYLSNYSTAESDEEGDLVIESDSAPHYGPVGCPNGGPADGPLPPSLSPHSSQGSLQSLGSHDGSPGRGSVREDGTLLTL; via the exons ATGGCCAAACACCACCGCACGCCGGCGCGATCCGCCGAGCCCGTCATCGAGGTCAAGAGCAAG ttTGATGCTGAGTTCCGTCGCTTTGCTATGAAGCGCTCCAGCGCCGGCACCTTCCAGGACTTTTACAGCCTACTGCAGAGCGTGCATCAGATCCCCCGCGTGGATGTGCTGCTGGGCTACACTGACGTGCACGGCGACCTGCTGCCCATCAACAACGATGACAACTACCACAAGGCCCTGTCCTCCGCCAACCCCCTTCTCAGGGTCATCATCCAGAAAAAAG CAGAATCAGACGCCGCCGTCTTCGCCTCCAACTCattgcagaggaagaagaagggaCTGCTGCGCCCAGCGCACTGCCGGGCCAAACCTCACCTCCTCATCGGCATGCCCCAGGACTTCCGCCAGATCTCCTCCATCATCGATGTGGACATCCTGCCCGAGACGCACCGCCGCGTGCGGCTCCACAAGCACGGCTCCGACAAGCCGCTGGGCTTCTACATCCGCGACGGCGTCAGCGTGCGCGTGGCCCCGCAGGGCGTCGAGAAAGTGCCCGGCATCTTCATCTCCCGCCTGGTGAAGGGCGGCCTGGCGGAGAGCACGGGGCTGCTGGCGGTGAGCGACGAGATCCTGGAGGTCAACGGCATCGACGTGGCCGGCAAGTCTCTGGACCAGGTGACGGACATGATGGTGGCCAACAGCCACAACCTCATCATCACCGTCAAGCCGGCCAACCAGCGCAACAACGTCATCCGTAGCAGCAAAGCCTCGGGCAGCTCGGGGGTGTCCACAGACAGCACCCCGAGCCAGCAGACCCCCAGCCCGGCCTCGCAGTACCTCAGCAactacagcacagctgagagcgACGAGGAGGGCGACCTGGTCATCGAGAGCGACAGCGCGCCCCATTATGGCCCCGTGGGCTGCCCCAATGGGGGCCCTGCTGACGGACCCCTCCCGCCCAGCCTGTCCCCACACAGCTCGCAGGGCTCCCTGCAGTCCCTGGGCAGCCACGACGGCAGCCCCGGCCGGGGCAGCGTGCGGGAGGACGGCACCCTGCTCACCCTATAG
- the PARD6A gene encoding partitioning defective 6 homolog alpha isoform X3, whose translation MKRSSAGTFQDFYSLLQSVHQIPRVDVLLGYTDVHGDLLPINNDDNYHKALSSANPLLRVIIQKKAESDAAVFASNSLQRKKKGLLRPAHCRAKPHLLIGMPQDFRQISSIIDVDILPETHRRVRLHKHGSDKPLGFYIRDGVSVRVAPQGVEKVPGIFISRLVKGGLAESTGLLAVSDEILEVNGIDVAGKSLDQVTDMMVANSHNLIITVKPANQRNNVIRSSKASGSSGVSTDSTPSQQTPSPASQYLSNYSTAESDEEGDLVIESDSAPHYGPVGCPNGGPADGPLPPSLSPHSSQGSLQSLGSHDGSPGRGSVREDGTLLTL comes from the exons ATGAAGCGCTCCAGCGCCGGCACCTTCCAGGACTTTTACAGCCTACTGCAGAGCGTGCATCAGATCCCCCGCGTGGATGTGCTGCTGGGCTACACTGACGTGCACGGCGACCTGCTGCCCATCAACAACGATGACAACTACCACAAGGCCCTGTCCTCCGCCAACCCCCTTCTCAGGGTCATCATCCAGAAAAAAG CAGAATCAGACGCCGCCGTCTTCGCCTCCAACTCattgcagaggaagaagaagggaCTGCTGCGCCCAGCGCACTGCCGGGCCAAACCTCACCTCCTCATCGGCATGCCCCAGGACTTCCGCCAGATCTCCTCCATCATCGATGTGGACATCCTGCCCGAGACGCACCGCCGCGTGCGGCTCCACAAGCACGGCTCCGACAAGCCGCTGGGCTTCTACATCCGCGACGGCGTCAGCGTGCGCGTGGCCCCGCAGGGCGTCGAGAAAGTGCCCGGCATCTTCATCTCCCGCCTGGTGAAGGGCGGCCTGGCGGAGAGCACGGGGCTGCTGGCGGTGAGCGACGAGATCCTGGAGGTCAACGGCATCGACGTGGCCGGCAAGTCTCTGGACCAGGTGACGGACATGATGGTGGCCAACAGCCACAACCTCATCATCACCGTCAAGCCGGCCAACCAGCGCAACAACGTCATCCGTAGCAGCAAAGCCTCGGGCAGCTCGGGGGTGTCCACAGACAGCACCCCGAGCCAGCAGACCCCCAGCCCGGCCTCGCAGTACCTCAGCAactacagcacagctgagagcgACGAGGAGGGCGACCTGGTCATCGAGAGCGACAGCGCGCCCCATTATGGCCCCGTGGGCTGCCCCAATGGGGGCCCTGCTGACGGACCCCTCCCGCCCAGCCTGTCCCCACACAGCTCGCAGGGCTCCCTGCAGTCCCTGGGCAGCCACGACGGCAGCCCCGGCCGGGGCAGCGTGCGGGAGGACGGCACCCTGCTCACCCTATAG
- the PARD6A gene encoding partitioning defective 6 homolog alpha isoform X2, translating into MAKHHRTPARSAEPVIEVKSKFDAEFRRFAMKRSSAGTFQDFYSLLQSVHQIPRVDVLLGYTDVHGDLLPINNDDNYHKALSSANPLLRVIIQKKESDAAVFASNSLQRKKKGLLRPAHCRAKPHLLIGMPQDFRQISSIIDVDILPETHRRVRLHKHGSDKPLGFYIRDGVSVRVAPQGVEKVPGIFISRLVKGGLAESTGLLAVSDEILEVNGIDVAGKSLDQVTDMMVANSHNLIITVKPANQRNNVIRSSKASGSSGVSTDSTPSQQTPSPASQYLSNYSTAESDEEGDLVIESDSAPHYGPVGCPNGGPADGPLPPSLSPHSSQGSLQSLGSHDGSPGRGSVREDGTLLTL; encoded by the exons ATGGCCAAACACCACCGCACGCCGGCGCGATCCGCCGAGCCCGTCATCGAGGTCAAGAGCAAG ttTGATGCTGAGTTCCGTCGCTTTGCTATGAAGCGCTCCAGCGCCGGCACCTTCCAGGACTTTTACAGCCTACTGCAGAGCGTGCATCAGATCCCCCGCGTGGATGTGCTGCTGGGCTACACTGACGTGCACGGCGACCTGCTGCCCATCAACAACGATGACAACTACCACAAGGCCCTGTCCTCCGCCAACCCCCTTCTCAGGGTCATCATCCAGAAAAAAG AATCAGACGCCGCCGTCTTCGCCTCCAACTCattgcagaggaagaagaagggaCTGCTGCGCCCAGCGCACTGCCGGGCCAAACCTCACCTCCTCATCGGCATGCCCCAGGACTTCCGCCAGATCTCCTCCATCATCGATGTGGACATCCTGCCCGAGACGCACCGCCGCGTGCGGCTCCACAAGCACGGCTCCGACAAGCCGCTGGGCTTCTACATCCGCGACGGCGTCAGCGTGCGCGTGGCCCCGCAGGGCGTCGAGAAAGTGCCCGGCATCTTCATCTCCCGCCTGGTGAAGGGCGGCCTGGCGGAGAGCACGGGGCTGCTGGCGGTGAGCGACGAGATCCTGGAGGTCAACGGCATCGACGTGGCCGGCAAGTCTCTGGACCAGGTGACGGACATGATGGTGGCCAACAGCCACAACCTCATCATCACCGTCAAGCCGGCCAACCAGCGCAACAACGTCATCCGTAGCAGCAAAGCCTCGGGCAGCTCGGGGGTGTCCACAGACAGCACCCCGAGCCAGCAGACCCCCAGCCCGGCCTCGCAGTACCTCAGCAactacagcacagctgagagcgACGAGGAGGGCGACCTGGTCATCGAGAGCGACAGCGCGCCCCATTATGGCCCCGTGGGCTGCCCCAATGGGGGCCCTGCTGACGGACCCCTCCCGCCCAGCCTGTCCCCACACAGCTCGCAGGGCTCCCTGCAGTCCCTGGGCAGCCACGACGGCAGCCCCGGCCGGGGCAGCGTGCGGGAGGACGGCACCCTGCTCACCCTATAG